A stretch of the Coprobacillus cateniformis genome encodes the following:
- a CDS encoding GTP pyrophosphokinase: MKLEQAFKDYKQLRQMMYPYRTATHIIKAKLESIDDELKCENTYSPIHMIQSRIKSPESIIDKLERKGYPKTNNGMKCLNDIAGIRVVCHYINDIQYISQLLLLHEDIRLIKKSNYIDYPKESGYRSLHLVVKVPIYTKDGIISVPVEIQLRTIAMDCWASLEHELYYKNHYTVCEDMSRQLKECAEQMAKTDDKMQKIYQQLHNKTQ, from the coding sequence ATGAAACTAGAGCAAGCATTTAAGGATTATAAACAATTAAGACAAATGATGTATCCGTATCGTACAGCAACGCATATTATAAAAGCAAAACTGGAAAGTATTGATGATGAATTGAAATGTGAAAATACATATAGTCCTATTCATATGATTCAATCAAGAATAAAATCTCCTGAGAGTATAATAGATAAATTAGAACGCAAAGGATATCCGAAAACAAATAATGGGATGAAATGTCTTAATGATATTGCAGGCATTAGAGTCGTTTGTCATTATATTAATGATATTCAGTATATATCACAATTACTTTTATTACATGAGGACATTCGCTTGATTAAAAAATCCAATTATATAGATTATCCTAAAGAAAGTGGATATCGTTCGTTACATCTTGTTGTGAAAGTTCCGATTTATACAAAAGATGGAATCATTAGTGTCCCAGTCGAAATTCAGTTACGTACAATAGCTATGGATTGCTGGGCCAGTCTAGAACATGAATTATATTATAAAAACCATTATACTGTGTGTGAAGACATGAGTAGACAACTTAAAGAATGTGCGGAACAAATGGCTAAAACAGATGATAAAATGCAAAAGATTTATCAACAGCTTCATAATAAAACTCAGTAA
- a CDS encoding GNAT family N-acetyltransferase, protein MKIKLIEDYEDKQKIARQLLEALPEWFGIEEARENYIKDSTDQLFFVALDENQATGFLCLKETSKDTLELSVMGVLKEYHRQGIGKELFLKAKRFASENGYSFLQVKTVQMGHYEEYDNTNRFYLGLGFKEFEVFPTLWGEWNPCQIYIMSLR, encoded by the coding sequence ATGAAAATTAAGCTAATTGAGGATTATGAGGATAAGCAGAAAATTGCAAGACAACTATTAGAAGCACTGCCTGAGTGGTTCGGTATAGAAGAAGCAAGGGAGAATTACATTAAAGATAGTACAGACCAACTTTTCTTTGTTGCACTTGATGAAAATCAAGCAACAGGTTTCTTATGCTTGAAAGAAACGAGTAAGGATACACTGGAACTGAGTGTGATGGGCGTGTTAAAGGAGTATCATCGCCAAGGAATTGGGAAAGAGCTATTTTTGAAGGCTAAGAGGTTTGCATCAGAAAATGGATATTCGTTTCTTCAGGTAAAGACTGTTCAAATGGGACATTACGAAGAATATGATAACACCAATCGTTTCTATCTCGGTTTAGGATTTAAGGAATTTGAAGTCTTTCCTACTCTATGGGGCGAATGGAATCCTTGCCAAATTTATATAATGTCACTACGATAA
- a CDS encoding immunoglobulin-like domain-containing protein: MQNKIIISILSGFILVDVLLIYLALTISPIKLRRNSFTYQYGEEISTNVVDYVDANPSVLESVKLDLSHVSTEVGKYQGTIEYFGEKQTFEILVVDTVKPKVQLKKVQWNIQLGQTIKAESLIKNIEDRSQTEVYFYDEKSKQKSKSKSYNVEGSYIEKIVVEDEHGNQSSALRVKIVVEANKVLPEINGVKDITIKVGEKIDLLKGITAIDDLEGDITSRIIVEGTVNSEEPGDYQIVYTVKDNAGNVGKKVRKVTVVKDDSD, translated from the coding sequence ATGCAAAATAAGATTATAATTTCTATCTTATCTGGTTTTATTTTGGTAGATGTCTTGTTGATCTATTTAGCATTGACAATTTCACCAATTAAGTTAAGAAGGAATAGTTTTACGTATCAATATGGTGAGGAAATTTCTACAAATGTTGTTGATTATGTTGATGCGAATCCCTCTGTTTTGGAAAGTGTGAAGTTAGATTTATCACATGTATCTACAGAGGTTGGAAAATATCAAGGAACTATTGAATACTTTGGAGAAAAGCAAACTTTTGAGATATTAGTTGTTGATACTGTAAAACCAAAGGTACAATTAAAAAAAGTGCAATGGAATATCCAATTAGGACAGACCATTAAAGCAGAAAGTTTAATTAAAAATATAGAAGATCGTTCTCAAACAGAAGTTTATTTCTATGATGAGAAGTCGAAGCAGAAATCGAAGTCAAAATCTTATAATGTTGAAGGTTCATATATTGAAAAGATAGTTGTTGAAGATGAACATGGAAATCAATCTTCAGCTTTAAGAGTAAAGATTGTTGTTGAAGCAAATAAGGTTTTACCTGAAATTAATGGTGTTAAAGATATAACAATTAAAGTTGGTGAAAAGATTGATTTATTAAAAGGCATTACAGCTATTGATGATCTTGAAGGAGATATTACATCTCGTATCATTGTTGAAGGAACAGTTAATAGTGAAGAGCCAGGAGATTACCAGATTGTTTATACAGTTAAAGATAATGCTGGTAATGTTGGTAAAAAAGTTAGAAAGGTAACAGTTGTCAAAGATGATAGTGACTAA
- the ispF gene encoding 2-C-methyl-D-erythritol 2,4-cyclodiphosphate synthase: MMRIGQSIDIHQLVEGRKLILGGVEIPFELGLKGHSDADVLLHAIIESIIGAMGLGDIGKHFPDTDPKYKGISSMVLLQHTYEFMEQEGYEIGNIDSIIMCEEPKMAPYIITMRENVARVLHCDITQVNIKATRGEKLGFVGRKEGIVSQSVVLLNKKG; encoded by the coding sequence ATGATGAGAATTGGGCAATCTATAGATATTCACCAATTAGTTGAAGGACGTAAGTTAATTCTTGGTGGTGTTGAGATTCCATTTGAATTAGGATTAAAAGGGCATAGTGATGCAGATGTTTTGTTGCATGCTATTATTGAAAGTATCATTGGAGCAATGGGTTTAGGTGATATTGGAAAACATTTTCCTGATACAGATCCTAAGTATAAAGGTATTTCTTCAATGGTTCTTTTACAACATACATATGAATTCATGGAACAAGAGGGATATGAGATTGGGAATATTGATAGTATAATCATGTGTGAGGAACCAAAAATGGCTCCATACATTATAACTATGCGAGAGAATGTTGCTCGTGTTTTACATTGTGATATCACACAAGTGAATATAAAAGCAACACGTGGTGAGAAATTAGGTTTTGTGGGAAGAAAAGAAGGTATTGTTTCTCAGAGTGTTGTGTTATTAAATAAGAAAGGATAA
- a CDS encoding helix-turn-helix domain-containing protein, translating into MTLGKRIQYYRKRKQLTQEELAEKLMVSRQAISRWESDNNEPDVKTLLILANIFEITVDELVRENEVNIDNQNIIENGSEDIIIHQQEEILRTHRKNHRLLVIVTSIVLILLMVFVICPLLTSLGNITYETSSLPEVEKVNNMTYQISKSQVIRGLNINVGITSYQQQKIRFEGFLSLIGTRYEESDKRMIIHYDNNTTETLEIFENISSDSSDPQFMFNKEIAARDIKSITFIIGEQTINVTDIAFPIEEYLYGLKINPQFSNQDNKSFFIDLCYINSEDGIGYLGDDIQFETCMHIYQETSAMEEFEIIDQLRQDQKVEVYKNNQLIHTEKVTSKTITELIHVEETYDINAEYKIIYSFKTPLGKTITYEIIH; encoded by the coding sequence ATGACATTAGGAAAAAGAATTCAATATTATCGTAAAAGAAAACAATTAACTCAAGAGGAATTAGCTGAAAAATTAATGGTTTCTAGACAGGCTATATCAAGATGGGAATCAGATAATAATGAACCGGATGTAAAAACATTACTGATTCTTGCTAATATCTTTGAAATAACTGTTGATGAATTGGTTAGAGAAAATGAAGTGAATATTGATAATCAAAATATTATAGAAAATGGAAGCGAAGATATAATCATACATCAACAAGAGGAAATCCTTAGAACGCATCGTAAGAATCATAGATTGTTAGTTATTGTGACTTCAATTGTTCTTATCTTATTAATGGTTTTTGTCATATGTCCTTTATTGACATCATTAGGAAATATCACTTATGAAACATCATCATTACCTGAAGTTGAGAAAGTGAATAATATGACATATCAGATCTCAAAGAGTCAAGTCATACGTGGATTAAACATCAATGTAGGAATTACAAGTTATCAACAACAAAAGATTCGTTTTGAAGGATTTTTATCACTTATTGGTACAAGATATGAAGAATCAGATAAACGAATGATTATTCATTATGATAATAATACGACAGAGACATTAGAAATTTTTGAAAATATATCTAGTGATTCTTCTGATCCTCAGTTTATGTTTAATAAAGAAATAGCAGCAAGAGATATAAAAAGTATAACGTTTATCATTGGTGAACAAACAATAAACGTTACAGATATTGCATTTCCTATTGAAGAATATCTATATGGCTTAAAAATAAATCCTCAGTTTTCTAATCAGGATAATAAAAGTTTTTTCATTGATTTATGTTATATAAATTCAGAAGATGGGATAGGATATTTAGGAGATGATATACAATTTGAAACATGCATGCATATCTATCAGGAAACTTCTGCCATGGAGGAATTCGAGATAATAGATCAACTGCGTCAAGATCAGAAAGTTGAAGTTTATAAGAATAATCAGTTGATTCATACTGAGAAAGTGACGTCAAAAACGATAACAGAATTGATTCATGTTGAAGAGACATATGATATAAATGCAGAATATAAAATTATATATTCGTTTAAGACACCACTAGGAAAGACAATTACTTATGAGATAATACATTAG
- a CDS encoding rhomboid family intramembrane serine protease produces MDCALRLGAFYPPNVRERKEYWRFMTCHFIHIDFLHFLMNAYAIYELGKFFEYILGTGSYLILVVVSMLLSSLMCYSAAEISSRYDWTVTIGASGIVYGFFGAICALGFLVGGIYMNLLEQFLTVIFINLLYTLFNPRISKTGHLGGFIGGILSIVILLVLKLI; encoded by the coding sequence ATGGATTGTGCATTGAGGTTAGGTGCATTTTATCCACCAAATGTTAGAGAGAGAAAAGAATATTGGCGTTTTATGACTTGTCATTTTATTCATATTGATTTCTTGCATTTTCTAATGAATGCATATGCTATTTATGAATTGGGAAAATTCTTTGAATATATATTAGGGACTGGAAGTTATCTTATACTTGTAGTTGTATCTATGTTGTTAAGTTCGCTGATGTGTTATAGTGCAGCTGAGATATCTAGTCGATATGACTGGACAGTGACTATTGGTGCAAGTGGGATTGTTTATGGTTTCTTTGGTGCGATTTGTGCATTAGGTTTTTTAGTTGGTGGGATATATATGAATTTATTGGAACAGTTTTTAACTGTTATCTTCATCAATTTACTCTATACATTATTTAATCCACGCATATCAAAAACTGGTCATCTTGGAGGCTTTATTGGAGGCATACTAAGCATTGTTATTTTGCTTGTTTTGAAATTAATATGA
- the gltX gene encoding glutamate--tRNA ligase, translating into MDKVRVRYAPSPTGHLHIGGARTALFNYLFAKHHGGDFIFRLEDTDIERNIEGGEASQLENLEWLGIIPDESPLKPVEKYAPYRQMERLDIYKKYTDILLEKGYAYKCFCTSEELDAEHEKQVAAGVAPKYNRKCCDLTAEEVKAKEDAGMPYTIRVKVPAGKTYEFEDMIRGHVSFESEDIGDWVLVKANGIPTYNYAVVIDDHSMDITHVFRGEEHLSNTPKQLMIYEMLGWEAPTYGHMTLIVNEDRKKLSKRDESIMQFVSQYKEEGYLPDAMFNFMALLGWSPEGEQEIFDHDGLIKEFSEKRLSKSPSMFDKDKLKWVNNRYIKERSLDEVIDLCLPFLQEVYDLSQHDEQWIRDLIAVYHDQLSYGKEIVELVSLFFEDELHLDDESREFMKGESIPNTLKVFKTKLEELEEFTKENIQAAIKATQKEAGAKGKMLYMPIRIATTGIMHGPDLASSIMLLGKEKVLGRLEG; encoded by the coding sequence ATGGATAAAGTAAGAGTAAGATATGCACCAAGTCCAACAGGACATTTACATATTGGTGGTGCCAGAACAGCATTGTTTAACTATTTATTTGCTAAACATCATGGTGGAGATTTTATTTTCAGATTAGAGGATACTGATATTGAAAGAAATATTGAAGGTGGCGAAGCAAGTCAATTAGAAAATTTGGAATGGTTAGGAATTATTCCTGATGAGTCACCATTGAAACCAGTAGAAAAATATGCACCATATAGACAAATGGAAAGATTAGATATTTATAAAAAATATACTGATATTTTATTAGAAAAAGGATATGCATATAAATGCTTTTGTACATCAGAAGAATTAGATGCAGAACATGAAAAACAGGTTGCTGCTGGTGTTGCTCCTAAATACAATAGAAAATGCTGTGATTTAACAGCTGAAGAAGTGAAAGCAAAAGAAGATGCAGGAATGCCTTATACAATTAGAGTCAAAGTTCCTGCTGGAAAAACTTATGAATTTGAAGATATGATTAGAGGACATGTTTCTTTTGAATCAGAAGATATTGGTGATTGGGTATTGGTTAAAGCCAATGGAATTCCAACATATAATTATGCAGTTGTTATTGATGATCATTCTATGGATATAACACATGTATTTAGAGGTGAAGAACATTTAAGTAACACACCGAAGCAATTAATGATTTATGAAATGTTAGGCTGGGAAGCACCAACTTATGGTCATATGACTCTCATTGTTAATGAAGATAGAAAAAAACTATCTAAACGTGATGAATCAATTATGCAATTTGTTTCTCAATATAAAGAAGAAGGATATTTACCAGATGCAATGTTCAATTTTATGGCGTTGTTAGGTTGGTCACCAGAAGGTGAACAAGAAATCTTTGATCATGATGGTTTAATTAAAGAATTTAGTGAAAAACGTTTATCTAAATCACCATCTATGTTTGATAAAGATAAATTGAAATGGGTTAATAATAGATATATTAAAGAAAGATCTTTAGATGAAGTTATTGATTTGTGTTTACCATTCTTACAAGAAGTATATGATCTATCTCAACATGATGAACAATGGATAAGAGATTTAATTGCTGTCTATCATGATCAATTATCTTATGGTAAAGAGATTGTTGAGCTTGTTTCCTTATTTTTTGAAGATGAATTACATTTAGATGATGAATCAAGAGAGTTTATGAAAGGTGAGTCAATTCCAAACACATTAAAAGTTTTTAAGACAAAATTAGAAGAATTAGAAGAGTTTACAAAAGAAAATATCCAAGCTGCTATTAAAGCAACTCAAAAAGAAGCTGGAGCAAAAGGAAAAATGTTATATATGCCAATTCGTATTGCAACAACTGGAATTATGCATGGTCCTGATTTGGCAAGTTCAATTATGTTACTTGGAAAAGAAAAAGTATTAGGAAGATTAGAAGGATAA